A part of Aquaspirillum sp. LM1 genomic DNA contains:
- the rpoC gene encoding DNA-directed RNA polymerase subunit beta', which translates to MKALLDLFKQVTQEEEFDAIKIGVASPEKIRSWSFGEVKKPETINYRTFKPERDGLFCARIFGPIKDYECLCGKYKRLKHRGVICEKCGVEVTLSKVRRERMGHIELASPVAHIWFLKSLPSRLGMVLDMTLRDIERVLYFEGYVVVDSGMTPLQYKQLLTEEDYLDKLEEYGDEFGALMGAEAVRELLRRMDINSEIETLRHDLASTSSDTKIKKIAKRLKVLEAFQRSGIKPEWMILEVLPVLPPELRPLVPLDGGRFATSDLNDLYRRVINRNNRLKRLLELRAPEIIVRNEKRMLQEAVDSLLDNGRRGKAMTGANKRPLKSLADMIKGKGGRFRQNLLGKRVDYSGRSVITVGPALRLHQCGLPKKMALELFKPFIFHKLEVLGMASTIKAAKKLVEQEVPEVWDILEEVIREHPVLLNRAPTLHRLGIQAFEPTLIEGKAIQLHPLVCAAFNADFDGDQMAVHVPLSLEAQMEARTLMLASNNVLSPANGEPIIVPSQDIVLGLYYLTRDKINGRGEGMAFANVSEVSRAYETRQVELASRISVRLKEWELDDQGEFQPVIRRFETTVGRALLSDILPKGLGFEHINKALKKKEISKLINASFRRCGIRDTVIFADQLMYTGFAFSTRAGISICVDDMLVPTKKVELLASSQKEVKEIEEQYRQGLVTQGERYNKVVDIWGRCGDQVAKAMMEQLGKEKTINREGKEVDQESFNAIYMMADSGARGSVAQIRQLAGMRGLMAKPDGSIIETPITSNFREGLTVLQYFISTHGARKGLADTALKTANSGYLTRRLVDVTQDLVVIEDDCGTSHGVSMKAVLQGGDVIEPLRDRILGRVTAVDVVNPSTGETVYESGTLLDEAAVDNIDALGIDEVKVRTPLTCETRYGLCAKCYGRDLGRGKVVNTGEAVGVIAAQSIGEPGTQLTMRTFHIGGAASRAAAASQVESKSNGVARFSSQMRYVKTDKGELVVIARSGEVVIQDDNGRERERHKVPYGATLMVQDGMALKAGQVLATWDPHTRPIITEYAGRVKFENVEEGSTVAKQVDDVTGLSTLVVIDPKRRAGSTSKMLRPQVKLLDELGLEVKLTGSDASVNITFQVGAIITVKDGQEVGVGEVLARIPQESSKTRDITGGLPRVAELFEARSPKDAGMLAEVTGTVSFGKDTKGKQRLIITDLDGSASETLIPKDKHVLVHDGQVVNRGEVIVDGPVDPHDILRLQGIEALSRYIVQEVQEVYRLQGVKINDKHIEVIIRQMLRRVVISDSGDSDFIQGEQVERAEVLEANDRLNADNKIPAQYENVLLGITKASLSTDSFISAASFQETTRVLTEAAIMGKRDDLRGLKENVIVGRLIPAGTGLAYHNNRRRQNQAGGARMPADLMLDDSPQIQEHNA; encoded by the coding sequence ATGAAAGCTCTGCTCGATTTATTCAAACAGGTCACGCAGGAAGAAGAGTTCGACGCGATCAAGATCGGCGTCGCCTCGCCGGAGAAAATCCGGTCCTGGTCGTTTGGCGAAGTGAAAAAGCCGGAGACCATCAACTACCGCACCTTCAAGCCAGAACGCGACGGCCTGTTCTGCGCCCGCATCTTTGGCCCGATCAAGGACTACGAGTGCCTGTGCGGCAAGTACAAGCGCCTGAAGCATCGCGGCGTGATCTGCGAAAAGTGCGGCGTGGAAGTCACCCTGTCCAAGGTGCGCCGTGAGCGCATGGGCCACATCGAGCTGGCCAGCCCGGTGGCGCACATCTGGTTCCTGAAGAGCCTGCCGTCCCGTCTGGGCATGGTGCTCGACATGACCCTGCGCGACATCGAACGCGTGCTGTACTTTGAAGGTTATGTGGTGGTGGACAGCGGCATGACCCCGCTGCAATACAAGCAGCTGCTGACCGAAGAAGACTACCTGGACAAGCTGGAAGAATACGGTGACGAATTTGGCGCGCTGATGGGCGCTGAAGCGGTGCGCGAACTGTTGCGCCGCATGGACATCAACAGCGAAATCGAAACCCTGCGCCATGACCTGGCCAGCACCAGTTCCGACACCAAGATCAAGAAAATCGCCAAGCGCCTGAAGGTGCTGGAAGCGTTCCAGCGTTCCGGCATCAAGCCGGAATGGATGATTCTGGAAGTGCTGCCGGTGCTGCCGCCGGAACTGCGTCCGCTGGTGCCGCTGGATGGCGGTCGCTTTGCCACCTCCGACCTGAACGACCTGTATCGTCGGGTGATCAACCGTAACAACCGCCTGAAGCGTCTGCTGGAGCTGCGCGCGCCGGAAATCATCGTGCGCAACGAAAAGCGCATGCTGCAGGAAGCGGTGGACAGCCTGCTGGACAATGGCCGTCGCGGCAAGGCCATGACCGGTGCCAACAAGCGCCCGCTGAAGTCCCTGGCTGACATGATCAAGGGTAAGGGCGGTCGCTTCCGTCAGAACTTGCTGGGCAAGCGCGTGGACTACTCGGGTCGTTCGGTGATTACCGTGGGTCCGGCCCTGCGTCTGCATCAGTGCGGTCTGCCGAAGAAAATGGCACTGGAGCTGTTCAAGCCGTTCATCTTCCACAAGCTGGAAGTGCTGGGCATGGCGTCCACCATCAAGGCCGCCAAGAAGCTGGTCGAGCAGGAAGTGCCGGAAGTCTGGGACATCCTGGAAGAAGTCATCCGTGAACATCCGGTGCTGCTGAACCGTGCGCCGACCCTGCACCGCCTGGGTATCCAGGCGTTTGAACCGACGCTGATCGAAGGCAAGGCCATCCAGCTGCACCCGCTGGTGTGCGCGGCGTTTAACGCCGACTTTGACGGTGACCAGATGGCTGTTCACGTGCCGCTGTCGCTGGAAGCACAGATGGAAGCCCGCACCCTGATGCTGGCCTCCAACAACGTGCTGTCGCCGGCCAACGGCGAGCCGATCATCGTGCCGTCGCAGGATATCGTGCTGGGTCTGTACTACCTGACCCGCGACAAGATCAATGGCCGTGGCGAAGGCATGGCGTTTGCCAATGTGTCCGAAGTCAGCCGTGCCTACGAAACCCGTCAGGTGGAACTCGCCTCGCGCATTTCGGTGCGCCTGAAAGAGTGGGAACTGGACGACCAGGGCGAATTCCAGCCGGTGATCCGTCGCTTCGAGACCACCGTGGGCCGTGCGCTGCTGTCTGACATCCTGCCCAAGGGCCTGGGTTTCGAGCACATCAACAAGGCGCTGAAGAAGAAAGAAATCTCCAAGCTGATCAACGCTTCGTTCCGTCGTTGCGGCATCCGCGATACGGTGATTTTTGCTGACCAGCTGATGTACACCGGTTTTGCCTTCTCCACCCGCGCCGGCATTTCCATTTGCGTGGACGACATGCTGGTGCCGACCAAGAAGGTCGAACTGCTGGCCAGCTCGCAAAAAGAAGTGAAGGAAATCGAAGAGCAGTACCGCCAGGGTCTGGTGACCCAGGGTGAGCGCTACAACAAGGTGGTGGATATCTGGGGCCGTTGCGGCGACCAGGTGGCCAAGGCCATGATGGAGCAGCTGGGTAAGGAAAAGACCATCAACCGCGAAGGCAAGGAAGTCGATCAGGAATCGTTCAACGCGATTTACATGATGGCCGACTCCGGTGCCCGGGGTTCGGTGGCGCAGATCCGTCAGCTGGCCGGTATGCGGGGCCTGATGGCCAAGCCGGATGGTTCGATTATCGAAACGCCGATTACCTCGAACTTCCGCGAAGGTCTGACCGTTCTGCAGTACTTTATCTCCACCCACGGTGCACGTAAGGGTCTGGCGGATACGGCGCTGAAGACCGCCAACTCCGGTTACCTGACCCGTCGTCTGGTTGACGTGACCCAGGATCTGGTGGTGATCGAAGACGATTGCGGCACCAGCCATGGTGTGTCGATGAAGGCGGTGCTGCAAGGCGGTGATGTGATCGAGCCGTTGCGCGACCGTATTCTGGGCCGCGTCACTGCGGTGGATGTGGTCAATCCGTCTACGGGTGAAACGGTTTACGAGTCTGGCACCCTGCTTGATGAAGCTGCCGTCGATAATATCGACGCGCTGGGCATCGACGAAGTCAAGGTGCGCACGCCGCTGACCTGCGAAACCCGCTATGGCCTGTGCGCCAAGTGCTATGGCCGCGATCTGGGCCGTGGCAAGGTGGTGAATACCGGCGAAGCCGTGGGTGTGATTGCCGCCCAGTCGATTGGCGAACCGGGCACCCAGCTGACCATGCGGACCTTCCACATCGGGGGGGCCGCGTCGCGAGCCGCTGCCGCCAGCCAGGTGGAATCCAAGTCGAACGGTGTGGCGCGCTTCTCCTCGCAGATGCGCTACGTCAAGACCGACAAGGGCGAACTGGTGGTGATTGCCCGTTCTGGTGAAGTGGTGATCCAGGACGACAATGGCCGCGAGCGCGAACGTCACAAGGTGCCGTACGGTGCCACGCTGATGGTGCAGGATGGCATGGCGCTGAAGGCCGGCCAGGTGCTGGCCACCTGGGACCCGCATACCCGTCCGATCATTACCGAGTACGCGGGCCGGGTGAAGTTCGAGAACGTCGAAGAAGGCTCGACCGTGGCCAAGCAGGTTGACGATGTGACCGGTCTGTCCACCCTGGTGGTGATCGACCCGAAACGTCGCGCTGGCTCCACCTCGAAGATGCTGCGCCCGCAGGTCAAGCTGCTGGACGAGCTGGGCCTGGAGGTCAAGCTGACCGGTTCCGATGCTTCGGTAAACATCACCTTCCAGGTTGGTGCCATTATCACGGTGAAGGATGGTCAGGAAGTGGGCGTGGGTGAAGTGCTGGCCCGCATCCCGCAGGAATCGTCCAAGACCCGCGATATTACCGGTGGTCTGCCGCGTGTGGCCGAGCTGTTTGAAGCCCGTTCGCCGAAGGACGCTGGCATGCTGGCCGAAGTGACCGGTACTGTATCGTTCGGCAAGGACACCAAGGGCAAGCAGCGCCTGATCATTACCGATCTGGACGGCAGTGCCAGCGAAACCCTGATTCCGAAGGACAAGCATGTGCTGGTCCATGATGGTCAGGTGGTGAACCGTGGCGAAGTGATCGTTGACGGTCCGGTCGATCCGCACGACATTCTGCGCCTGCAGGGCATCGAAGCCCTGTCGCGCTACATCGTGCAGGAAGTGCAGGAAGTGTATCGCCTGCAGGGTGTGAAGATTAACGACAAGCACATCGAGGTGATCATTCGCCAGATGCTGCGTCGTGTGGTGATTTCGGATTCGGGTGATTCCGACTTCATCCAGGGTGAACAGGTGGAACGCGCGGAAGTGCTGGAAGCCAATGATCGCCTGAATGCCGACAACAAGATTCCGGCGCAGTACGAAAATGTGCTGTTGGGGATTACCAAGGCATCGCTGTCCACCGATTCGTTCATCTCGGCGGCTTCCTTCCAGGAAACCACCCGCGTGCTGACCGAAGCGGCCATCATGGGCAAGCGCGATGACTTGCGTGGCCTGAAGGAAAACGTGATTGTCGGTCGTTTGATCCCGGCAGGCACCGGTTTGGCCTATCATAACAACCGTCGTCGGCAGAATCAGGCCGGGGGCGCACGGATGCCGGCTGACCTGATGCTGGATGACAGCCCGCAGATTCAGGAACACAACGCCTGA
- the rpsL gene encoding 30S ribosomal protein S12, whose protein sequence is MPTINQLVRKPRTPVRESSKVPALEACPQKRGVCTRVYTTTPKKPNSALRKVCRVRLTNGFEVTSYIGGEGHNLQEHSVVLIRGGRVKDLPGVRYHTVRGSLDTAGVKDRKQSRSKYGAKRPKK, encoded by the coding sequence ATGCCAACAATTAACCAGCTTGTCCGTAAGCCGCGCACGCCGGTGCGCGAAAGCAGCAAGGTGCCGGCGCTTGAAGCCTGCCCGCAAAAACGTGGCGTATGCACCCGTGTGTACACCACCACCCCGAAAAAGCCGAACTCGGCGCTGCGTAAGGTGTGCCGTGTGCGCCTGACCAACGGCTTCGAAGTGACCAGCTATATCGGCGGTGAAGGCCACAACCTGCAGGAACACAGCGTGGTGCTGATCCGCGGTGGTCGTGTCAAGGATTTGCCGGGTGTGCGTTATCACACCGTGCGCGGTTCCCTGGATACGGCTGGCGTGAAAGATCGTAAGCAGTCGCGTTCCAAGTACGGTGCCAAGCGTCCCAAGAAGTAA
- the rpsG gene encoding 30S ribosomal protein S7, with translation MPRRREVPKRDVLPDPKFGNVELSKFMNVVMMDGKKSVAERIVYGALAQIEKKTGKNAIEVFSTAIGNVKPIVEVKSRRVGGANYQVPVEVRPSRRLALAMRWLREAARKRGEKSMDLRLAGELLDAAEGRGGAMKKRDEVHRMAEANKAFSHFRF, from the coding sequence ATGCCAAGACGTAGAGAAGTACCGAAACGCGACGTATTGCCGGATCCGAAGTTTGGCAACGTCGAATTGTCCAAGTTCATGAACGTGGTGATGATGGACGGCAAGAAATCTGTTGCCGAACGCATCGTCTACGGCGCACTCGCCCAGATCGAGAAAAAGACCGGCAAAAACGCCATCGAAGTGTTCTCCACCGCCATCGGCAACGTGAAGCCGATCGTTGAAGTGAAGTCCCGTCGGGTTGGCGGCGCCAACTACCAGGTTCCGGTTGAAGTTCGTCCGTCCCGTCGTCTGGCTCTGGCAATGCGTTGGCTGCGTGAAGCCGCTCGCAAGCGCGGTGAAAAGTCCATGGACCTGCGTCTGGCTGGTGAACTTCTGGATGCAGCAGAAGGTCGCGGCGGCGCAATGAAAAAGCGTGACGAAGTGCATCGTATGGCAGAAGCCAACAAAGCCTTCTCGCACTTCCGCTTCTAA
- the fusA gene encoding elongation factor G — protein sequence MARKTPIERYRNIGISAHIDAGKTTTTERILFYTGVNHKIGEVHDGAATMDWMEQEQERGITITSAATTTFWKGMGLQFPEHRFNIIDTPGHVDFTIEVERSMRVLDGAVMVYCAVGGVQPQSETVWRQATKYQVPRLAFVNKMDRQGANFFRAVEQMQTRLRANPVPIVVPIGAEEGFQGVVDLLKMKAIIWDEASQGMKFEYGEIPADLVELSAKWREKMVEAAAEASEEMMDKYLEGGELTEEEIVSGLRTRTLKCEIQPMLCGSAFKNKGVQRMLDAVIELLPSPLDVPPVPGELEDGTPASREASDEAPFSALAFKLMNDPYVGQLTFFRTYSGVVKSGDTVLNSVKGKRERIGRIVQMHANDRKEIDEVRAGDIAAAIGLKDVTTGETLCDTDSPIILERMEFPDPVIHVAVEPKTKADQEKMGVALNRLAKEDPSFRVRTDEESGQTIISGMGELHLEILVDRMKREFGVEANVGAPQVAYRETITKKVTDVDGKHVKQSGGKGQYGHAVITLEPSGEGKGYQFFDEIKGGVIPREFIPSVDKGIQNTLGSGILAGFPVVDVTVRLTFGSYHDVDSSQIAFELAGSMAFKEAMRRASPVILEPMMAVEVETPEDYMGDVMGDLNRRRGIVQGMDDDGLGGKKIKAEVPLAEMFGYSTDLRSATQGRATYSMEFKHYSEAPRNVAEAVMASRK from the coding sequence GTGGCTAGAAAAACCCCTATTGAGCGCTACCGTAATATCGGTATTAGCGCACACATTGATGCCGGTAAGACGACAACCACCGAGCGCATCCTGTTTTACACCGGCGTGAACCACAAGATTGGTGAAGTGCACGACGGCGCTGCCACCATGGACTGGATGGAGCAAGAGCAAGAGCGTGGGATTACCATTACGTCGGCCGCAACCACGACGTTCTGGAAGGGCATGGGCCTGCAATTCCCCGAGCACCGCTTCAACATCATCGACACCCCGGGCCACGTGGACTTCACCATTGAGGTGGAGCGTTCCATGCGCGTGCTGGACGGCGCGGTGATGGTGTACTGCGCGGTAGGTGGCGTTCAGCCGCAGTCCGAAACCGTGTGGCGTCAGGCCACCAAGTATCAGGTGCCGCGTCTGGCCTTCGTGAACAAGATGGACCGTCAAGGTGCCAACTTCTTCCGTGCCGTTGAACAGATGCAAACCCGTCTGCGCGCCAACCCGGTGCCTATCGTGGTGCCGATTGGTGCCGAAGAAGGCTTCCAGGGCGTGGTTGACCTGCTGAAGATGAAAGCCATCATTTGGGACGAAGCCAGCCAAGGCATGAAGTTCGAATACGGCGAAATCCCGGCAGATCTGGTCGAGCTGTCGGCCAAGTGGCGCGAAAAGATGGTGGAAGCTGCCGCTGAAGCCAGCGAAGAAATGATGGACAAGTACCTCGAAGGCGGTGAGCTGACCGAGGAAGAAATCGTGTCCGGTCTGCGTACCCGTACCCTGAAGTGCGAAATCCAGCCGATGCTGTGCGGTTCCGCTTTCAAGAACAAGGGTGTGCAGCGCATGCTGGACGCCGTGATTGAGCTGCTGCCGAGCCCGCTGGATGTTCCGCCGGTTCCGGGCGAGCTGGAAGACGGCACCCCGGCTTCCCGCGAAGCCTCCGACGAAGCACCGTTCTCCGCGCTGGCATTCAAGCTGATGAACGACCCGTACGTGGGTCAGCTGACCTTCTTCCGCACCTATTCGGGTGTGGTGAAGTCGGGCGACACCGTGCTGAACTCGGTCAAGGGCAAGCGCGAGCGTATCGGTCGTATCGTGCAGATGCATGCCAACGATCGCAAGGAAATCGACGAAGTGCGCGCGGGCGACATCGCCGCCGCCATCGGCCTGAAGGATGTGACCACGGGTGAAACCCTGTGTGACACCGATTCCCCGATCATTCTGGAACGCATGGAATTCCCGGATCCGGTGATTCACGTTGCCGTTGAGCCGAAGACCAAGGCTGACCAGGAAAAAATGGGCGTGGCACTGAACCGCCTGGCCAAGGAAGACCCGTCGTTCCGCGTGCGTACCGACGAAGAATCCGGCCAGACCATCATTTCCGGTATGGGCGAACTCCACCTGGAAATTCTGGTCGATCGCATGAAGCGTGAGTTTGGCGTGGAAGCCAACGTGGGTGCCCCGCAAGTGGCTTACCGCGAAACCATCACCAAGAAGGTCACCGACGTTGACGGCAAGCATGTCAAGCAGTCTGGTGGTAAGGGTCAGTACGGTCATGCCGTGATTACCCTGGAACCGTCTGGCGAAGGTAAGGGCTACCAGTTCTTCGACGAAATCAAGGGTGGCGTGATTCCGCGCGAATTCATCCCGTCGGTGGACAAGGGCATCCAGAACACCCTGGGTAGTGGTATTCTGGCAGGCTTCCCGGTGGTGGACGTGACCGTGCGTCTGACCTTCGGTTCCTACCACGATGTGGACTCGTCGCAAATCGCCTTTGAACTGGCCGGTTCCATGGCCTTCAAGGAAGCCATGCGTCGCGCCAGCCCGGTGATTCTCGAGCCGATGATGGCCGTGGAAGTGGAAACGCCGGAAGACTACATGGGCGACGTGATGGGTGACCTGAACCGTCGTCGTGGTATTGTCCAGGGTATGGACGACGATGGCCTGGGTGGCAAGAAGATCAAGGCCGAAGTGCCGCTGGCCGAGATGTTTGGCTACTCCACCGACCTGCGTTCCGCGACCCAAGGCCGCGCAACCTACTCGATGGAATTCAAGCATTACTCCGAAGCCCCGCGCAACGTGGCTGAAGCCGTGATGGCCAGCCGCAAGTAA
- the tuf gene encoding elongation factor Tu has translation MAKEKFERNKPHVNVGTIGHVDHGKTTLTAAITTILSKKFGGEAKGYDQIDSAPEEKARGITINTAHVEYETETRHYAHVDCPGHADYVKNMITGAAQMDGAILVCSAADGPMPQTREHILLARQVGVPYIIVFLNKADLVDDAELLELVEMEVRDLLSSYDFPGDDTPIVTGSARLALEGDQSEYGEPAIFRLADALDSYIPTPERAIDKPFLLPIEDVFSISGRGTVVTGRVERGVVKVGEEIEIVGLKATVKTTCTGVEMFRKLLDQGQAGDNVGVLLRGTKREDVERGQVLAKPGSITPHTEFGAEVYVLGKEEGGRHTPFFSNYRPQFYFRTTDVTGAVSLPEGVEMVMPGDNVAITVALIAPIAMEEGLRFAIREGGRTVGAGVVAKVIK, from the coding sequence ATGGCTAAGGAAAAGTTCGAGCGGAACAAACCGCACGTAAACGTAGGCACCATCGGTCACGTTGACCACGGCAAGACCACCCTGACCGCTGCGATCACCACGATCCTGTCGAAGAAATTCGGTGGCGAAGCCAAGGGTTACGACCAAATCGACAGCGCGCCGGAAGAAAAGGCTCGCGGTATTACCATCAATACCGCTCACGTCGAATACGAAACCGAAACCCGTCACTATGCTCACGTTGACTGCCCGGGTCATGCTGACTATGTGAAAAACATGATTACCGGCGCAGCCCAGATGGACGGCGCTATCCTGGTGTGCTCGGCTGCTGACGGCCCGATGCCGCAAACCCGCGAACACATCCTGCTGGCCCGCCAGGTTGGTGTGCCGTACATCATCGTCTTCCTGAACAAGGCTGACCTGGTGGACGACGCCGAGCTGCTGGAACTGGTGGAAATGGAAGTGCGCGACCTGCTGTCGTCCTACGACTTCCCGGGCGACGACACCCCGATCGTGACCGGCTCCGCCCGTCTGGCGCTGGAAGGCGACCAGTCCGAATACGGCGAACCGGCCATCTTCCGTCTGGCCGACGCCCTGGACAGCTACATCCCGACCCCGGAACGTGCCATCGACAAGCCGTTCCTGCTGCCGATCGAAGACGTGTTCTCGATTTCCGGTCGCGGTACCGTGGTGACTGGCCGTGTTGAGCGTGGCGTGGTCAAGGTGGGTGAAGAAATCGAAATCGTGGGTCTGAAGGCTACCGTCAAGACCACCTGCACCGGCGTGGAAATGTTCCGCAAGCTGCTGGACCAGGGTCAGGCAGGTGACAACGTGGGCGTGCTGCTGCGTGGCACCAAGCGTGAAGACGTTGAGCGTGGCCAGGTGCTGGCCAAGCCGGGTTCGATCACCCCGCACACCGAGTTCGGCGCAGAAGTGTATGTGCTGGGCAAGGAAGAAGGCGGTCGTCACACCCCGTTCTTCAGCAACTATCGTCCGCAATTCTACTTCCGTACCACCGACGTGACCGGCGCAGTGAGCCTGCCGGAAGGCGTGGAAATGGTGATGCCAGGTGATAACGTGGCCATTACCGTGGCCCTGATTGCCCCGATCGCCATGGAAGAAGGTCTGCGCTTCGCCATCCGTGAAGGTGGTCGTACCGTTGGCGCCGGTGTGGTTGCCAAGGTTATCAAGTAA
- the rpsJ gene encoding 30S ribosomal protein S10 — translation MQSQKIRIRLKAFDYNLIDRSAQEIVDTAKRTGAVVKGPVPLPTKIERYDVLRSPHVNKTSRDQFEIRTHLRLMDIVDPTDKTVDALMKLDLPAGVDVEIKLQ, via the coding sequence ATGCAAAGCCAGAAAATCCGCATCCGTCTGAAGGCGTTTGACTACAACCTGATCGACCGTTCCGCACAAGAGATCGTTGACACCGCCAAGCGTACCGGCGCCGTGGTCAAGGGTCCGGTGCCGCTGCCGACCAAGATCGAGCGCTATGACGTGCTGCGTTCCCCGCACGTCAACAAGACTTCGCGTGACCAGTTTGAGATCCGCACCCACCTGCGCCTGATGGACATCGTCGATCCGACCGATAAAACGGTTGATGCGCTGATGAAGCTGGACCTCCCGGCAGGCGTGGATGTCGAGATCAAGCTGCAATAA
- the rplC gene encoding 50S ribosomal protein L3 translates to MSLGLVGRKVGMTRVFAEDGATIPVTVLDMSNNRVTQIKTAETDGYNAVQITFGSRKANRVNKAEAGHFAKAGVEAGRGLHEFLLDAAKLGELKAGDAITVEVFQVGQLVDVTGTSQGKGFAGAIKRHNFSSNRASHGNSVSHRSPGSIGMAQDPGRVFPGKRMAGQLGNVKSTVQSLEVVRIDVERQLLLVKGAVPGAKGGDVVVRPAVKAGA, encoded by the coding sequence ATGAGTTTAGGTCTTGTCGGTCGCAAAGTCGGCATGACCCGCGTCTTTGCCGAGGATGGTGCAACCATCCCGGTAACGGTGCTGGACATGTCGAACAATCGCGTCACGCAAATCAAAACCGCCGAAACCGACGGCTACAATGCCGTCCAAATCACCTTCGGTTCGCGTAAAGCCAACCGTGTGAACAAGGCTGAGGCCGGTCACTTTGCCAAAGCCGGTGTTGAAGCCGGTCGTGGTCTGCACGAATTCCTGCTGGACGCCGCCAAGTTGGGCGAGCTGAAGGCTGGCGATGCAATCACCGTCGAAGTGTTCCAGGTCGGTCAGCTGGTCGATGTGACCGGCACCAGCCAGGGTAAAGGCTTCGCCGGCGCGATCAAGCGTCACAACTTCTCCTCGAACCGCGCCTCCCACGGTAACTCCGTGTCGCACCGTTCCCCTGGTTCCATTGGTATGGCCCAGGATCCGGGTCGCGTGTTTCCGGGCAAGCGCATGGCCGGTCAGCTTGGTAACGTCAAGAGCACCGTGCAGAGCCTGGAAGTCGTCCGCATCGATGTTGAACGTCAACTGCTGCTGGTCAAAGGTGCCGTTCCGGGCGCCAAGGGCGGTGATGTGGTCGTTCGTCCGGCAGTGAAGGCAGGTGCGTGA
- the rplD gene encoding 50S ribosomal protein L4, producing MELKVINQQGQAVESLQASDTLFGREYNEALVHQVVTAYLANARSGNRAQKGRSEVAKSTRKPWRQKGTGRARAGMASSPIWRGGGKIFPNSPEENFGQKVNRKMFRAGVSAILSQLVRDERLVVVDSITVDSPKTKEFAAKVKALGLEQALVITKELDENLYLSSRNLTNVLVIEAAQADPYSLVRFKKIVITRDAVKQLEEQWA from the coding sequence ATGGAACTGAAAGTAATCAATCAGCAAGGTCAGGCCGTTGAAAGCCTGCAAGCGTCCGACACCCTGTTTGGCCGCGAATACAACGAAGCGCTGGTTCACCAGGTGGTGACCGCCTATCTGGCCAATGCCCGTAGCGGCAACCGTGCCCAGAAGGGCCGCAGCGAAGTGGCCAAGTCCACCCGCAAGCCGTGGCGTCAAAAGGGTACGGGCCGTGCTCGTGCCGGTATGGCGTCCAGCCCGATCTGGCGTGGGGGCGGCAAGATCTTCCCGAACAGCCCGGAAGAAAACTTCGGCCAAAAAGTGAACCGCAAGATGTTCCGTGCAGGTGTGTCGGCCATCCTGTCGCAACTCGTGCGTGACGAGCGTCTGGTCGTGGTGGATTCCATCACGGTGGATAGCCCGAAGACCAAGGAATTCGCTGCCAAGGTGAAAGCCCTGGGCCTGGAACAGGCTCTGGTGATCACCAAGGAACTGGACGAAAACCTGTACCTGTCTTCGCGCAACCTGACCAACGTGCTGGTGATCGAAGCCGCTCAAGCTGACCCGTACAGCCTGGTGCGTTTCAAGAAGATCGTCATCACCCGTGACGCGGTGAAGCAACTCGAGGAGCAATGGGCATGA